Proteins from one Choloepus didactylus isolate mChoDid1 chromosome 4, mChoDid1.pri, whole genome shotgun sequence genomic window:
- the LOC119530967 gene encoding disintegrin and metalloproteinase domain-containing protein 21-like, protein MRLKEDRGTLRGGPILLLGLWALLGPVQCSPGRPLWRYISSEVVIPRKQMHRGRGMEVPGWVSYSLKFGGQRHVIHMRLKNLFKPRHLPVMSQDDQGALQMDYPYVPRDCYYLGYLEDIPYSLVTADTCYGGIKGIMKLDDLAYEIKPLKDSLRFEHVVSQIVAERNETEPAIRQRYTEATDSFFSAANTSAAPRLSATYKASHAGGIQGLGQCSFAMYSVLNNMSKAVRFLIDIGSVMDAIFWRVHLRYYVVGLMVYNQGDPGAISSYNVPGSPFYMFYLTNLYSAIPHSSSYLVDKNGPFDSEFNSAHSCICKAEGLIYVGFLYRHYLLLGVIATQQVARNIGLHYDSNECYCYRRTYCVMQRYPGITDAFSNCSMAHMNNILRASLPCLFEYPSYANRSMTVTRCGNGVVEEREQCDCGSYKQCYSNPCCESNCRLTPESTCDMGGCCTNCTYSPIGTLCRPIMNICDLPEYCTGNTFKCPDNFYLQDGTPCTEEGYCYRGNCTDRNMHCKEIFGMDAVNANDACYTINTKAVRFGHCRRLYSYITFIKCAPQDVKCGRLQCTNITQLPRLQDHVSFHQSIISGALCFGLDSHRSTETTDVGHVRNGTPCADGLFCLNTYCNAPLSAIKYDCLPEKCSYRGICNNKKNCHCHVGWDPPLCLKLGSGGSVDSGPPPRTTRTITPTKETVVYLRVVYGRIYGLIFAFLIGLATNVRAITITKVTEDEEQPKEDMKGKSPATPAKDKSKKT, encoded by the coding sequence ATGAGGCTGAAAGAGGACCGGGGGACCCTCAGGGGAGGTCCCATCTTGCTGCTTGGGCTCTGGGCACTCCTGGGTCCAGTCCAGTGTTCTCCCGGCCGTCCCTTGTGGCGCTATATCTCCTCTGAGGTGGTGATTCCCAGGAAGCAGATGCACCGTGGGAGAGGCATGGAGGTGCCAGGCTGGGTGTCCTACAGCCTAAAATTTGGCGGCCAGAGACACGTCATCCACATGCGACTCAAGAACCTGTTCAAGCCCAGACATCTGCCAGTGATGTCCCAGGATGACCAAGGAGCCTTACAGATGGACTATCCCTACGTCCCAAGAGACTGTTACTACCTCGGCTACCTGGAGGACATTCCCTACTCCCTGGTCACTGCTGACACGTGCTACGGGGGAATCAAAGGTATTATGAAGCTGGATGACCTCGCCTATGAAATCAAACCTCTCAAGGATTCCCTCAGGTTTGAACATGTTGTTTCTCAGATAgtggcagaaagaaatgaaacagagccTGCAATTAGACAACGATACACAGAGGCTACTGACTCCTTCTTCTCTGCAGCAAATACCAGTGCAGCCCCGAGGCTGAGTGCTACATATAAGGCTTCCCATGCAGGTGGTATCCAAGGCCTTGGTCAATGTTCTTTTGCAATGTACAGTGTATTGAACAACATGTCGAAAGCCGTCAGATTTTTGATAGATATTGGTAGCGTAATGGATGCAATATTTTGGCGTGTTCATCTGAGGTACTATGTTGTTGGTTTGATGGTATACAATCAAGGGGATCCGGGCGCTATCAGCAGTTATAATGTGCCAGGAAGtccattttatatgttttatctaACAAACCTCTATTCAGCTATTCCACATTCCTCATCTTACCTGGTGGATAAGAATGGACCTTTTGACTCAGAATTTAATTCAGCCCATTCTTGTATATGCAAAGCAGAAGGTTTAATATACGTTGGCTTTCTATACAGACATTATCTTCTTCTAGGTGTGATTGCAACACAACAAGTTGCGAGAAATATTGGTCTACATTACGATAGCAATGAATGTTATTGCTATAGGAGGACTTACTGCGTTATGCAAAGATACCCTGGGATAACAGATGCGTTCAGCAACTGTAGCATGGCACATATGAACAACATATTAAGAGCATCGTTGCCTTGCTTATTTGAATACCCTTCATATGCAAATAGAAGTATGACAGTGACTCGTTGTGGAAATGGAGTAGTGGAGGAGAGAGAACAATGCGACTGTGGCTCCTACAAGCAGTGTTATAGCAACCCCTGTTGTGAAAGCAACTGTCGGCTGACTCCTGAGAGCACTTGTGATATGGGAGGGTGCTGTACAAACTGTACTTACTCCCCGATTGGGACACTCTGCAGACCTATCATGAACATATGTGATCTTCCAGAGTACTGCACTGGGAACACCTTTAAGTGCCCCGACAACTTTTATCTGCAAGACGGAACCCCATGCACTGAAGAGGGCTACTGCTATAGAGGTAACTGCACGGACCGCAACATGCACTGCAAAGAAATCTTTGGTATGGATGCCGTAAATGCTAATGACGCTTGCTATACGATAAATACTAAAGCAGTCCGATTTGGACATTGTAGGAGACTGTACAGTTATATAACTTTTATAAAATGTGCACCACAGGATGTTAAGTGTGGAAGGTTGCAGTGCACCAACATCACTCAACTTCCACGGTTGCAGGATCATGTTTCGTTCCATCAGTCCATCATCTCAGGGGCCTTGTGTTTTGGACTGGACTCACACCGTTCAACAGAAACAACGGATGTCGGACATGTGAGAAATGGTACCCCCTGTGCCGATGGGTTGTTCTGTCTTAATACCTATTGCAATGCACCTCTGTCTGCAATTAAATATGACTGTTTGCCTGAGAAGTGCAGTTATAGAGGAATttgcaacaataaaaaaaactgcCACTGCCATGTAGGCTGGGACCCTCCGCTATGTCTAAAACTAGGTTCTGGTGGAAGTGTAGACAGTGGACCCCCTCCAAGGACAACCCGGACCATAACACCAACTAAAGAAACGGTGGTATATTTGAGAGTGGTCTATGGTCGCATTTATGGCTTGATATTTGCATTCCTCATTGGGTTGGCCACAAATGTACGCGCTATCACAATTACCAAAGTCACAGAAGACGAAGAACAGCCAAAGGAAGACATGAAAGGTAAATCCCCTGCGACACCCGCGAAAGATAAAAGCAAGAAGACATAG